The nucleotide window ATTAGCAGTGGAGTCCACACTCTCTAATTTGGAAGAAGAATTGCTACAAGCCTACAACTTAATAAACCTACCATTCCAGAAAAACTTGTCATCAGAAGACTTTTTCTCCCTTGTCTGTCCATCAGAGAGGATGCAATAGCTGAGCCTGAAAAGCATATCATAAGCGAGGGATGTTAAGTATCCTATGTTAACTTTTTTATTTTCCCCAAGAATTTATATTTTTGGGAAATAATTAAATACTAACCAATGACATTTGATGCCCCAACGAGAGCACTTGCTGCAACATCAGATGCAATTCCAGCACTACGAAACACAGCTGTAGAATAGTATACTACAGCATTGATCCCAGCTAACTGCTGGAATAAGAAAAGTGCAGCTCCAACACTCACAACTGCAGCAGGACAAAAGTCAAGAAAGGGCATTACCATTATACATTAGAAAGAATTAAAATACTTGAAGGTCTGGTTCTCAGGATAATCAGTTTTACCCATGTGAGTAGTGATCCAGAAATCAGAAGAATCATGGGCTATATTGGTTAGAACTAGGAAGAAGTCAAGTTTAAACAAAAGGAGTTATATCAACACATCAAGACAAAAATAAAATACTGCAAGGAAAAGGGCAACTAATGGTTAAAACAAAACCTAAGCCTCACACATTAAGTATTTGTGTCTTTATTTTGTAATCAAGAAACACTAGATAAGCTAGTGCAACCACTGTTCttcaaaacaaaaagagaatacTAATTGAAAGCATATTTTGTCATTTTGATAATATTGAACCTTCAAGTTCAACTCCTACATGGTACAAAAGTTTGACAAAGCAATACAAGAATTTAACGGATCTTTTGTATACCATCTGATCTTTCTTAATATTGTCCAGTAGCATAATTTTTATCAATAAGCCTTATAGCACGGTATAAAATACACCATGTCCACCTATGGTACCTTTCAAAATTCGGGTATACCTTTCCAGTAACGGCTACTAAATAGATCAAACCATCCTGCTTCTTGTTCTGTAGAGCCCTGACCTGCAGTTCTTAACTCATACATAATTTCAGCAACTCTTTCCTTCCCATATAATGTTCTTATAGCTTTTTCAGCTTCAGGAATTTTCCCTTGCTGCAAAATTTGTCTTTAATCAATAAATAGTCATTATGTGTATAAAATATATATCTAAGTGAGATGAACGGAAATACAAAATAGAGAGACCAAGTAGTCCATTAAGAAACCTGAAACAGCCACCGAGGACTTTCTGGGGAAAAAGCCATTCCTACAGCCAATAAAATAGCAGGGACAATAGCAATACCAAACATTGTTCTCCACCTAAATAGGAAAATGCATAAATAAGGCAGAAAAAGATAGTGCAATGGAAATGCTTAAGCAGAAACAAAAATTTACTTGCAAAATAAATCTTAATTCTTAACAACATTTTGGCACATCATGCACGACATTATATTATGTATAATGATCAAGGCATTTACCTGACCTATTCACTCAATCTCCATACAAAAGAAAAGGATCCAAAAAATAAATATTGATCAGAAAGCATACCAAAATAATTAGCTATTACGACTGGTCAGATGGAGcttttttcttccttttatttatttagtacAACTTTTTTGGGGAAGATAAGATTTGCACCAAGCTCTTTTAGCAGGGGAAAAAggaaattaaaaatatagaaGAAAAGGGATAAAATCAACCATGACCAGGTGCCAATGAGAGGAAGAAAGGTCTTTAATACTAGTAAGGGGAAATTTATTATCAGATATAGCTACTAAAAACAGAAAGAATTTTAAGAATCACTACTTTTATACCAAATTGAAGCTCAAATTTCAGAAATTTCTACCTAAGACTCTTGTCAAAGGTTAGAAGGGTGAAACTCTTTAGGTGCATGATTGAATGCATGCTCAGTAATTTCCAGACAAATTGTTAGAACGCAATTTTAGGTAGCAAATTCACCAATCAATGGTGGATTCCCAACTTAGACAGTTGAATTTGGGTATGAAAGAAAGGAAACGAGCTATTGCAAGCAACCTATTGGGACTAAAAAAGAACATGggaattaacaccattcctatgAGTGCTCTTTTTTTGAAAAGCCAACAGTGGTGGCAGTCCCCATTCAAAAGAGAAACTCAATGGCTTAATTGCTGAAGAAGACAAACCGCCAGATGAAACCACTTTGAGGGTCAATCCAAATGCCATGTTTGTAGCAAATGATCCATGTGATACAAGTATAAGAGTGCTAAGATAACATACCACAGTGGGTTTCCTGCTAAAGGTAATCCAGCCACTAATGCTGCAAGAATCCCAATACATATAAAAAGTTGATTTATAGATCCAAGTGCACCACGGATTTCAGTTGGCGAGATCTGACCAATTGAAAGAATGTCAGCAGAAGGTTCCAGAAACTAGACAACTAGAGCAAATAATAAGATCAGAAAATTTTACCTCAGATATGTAAAGAGGAACTATAGCAGATGATATGCCAATACCAATACCAGCCAGAAAGCGGCCAATTATCATAGTCTGGACTGTCTGAGCTGTAGCACTAAGATCAATTAAGGCATTTTAAAGCATTAGTTTTCAACAAACTTCTGACAGTTGAAAGCTATTAGGAAATGAAATGACACAGACGTGAGAAATGCTCCAATGATAAGTGGAATAGCATCTAATTGAAAAGTCCTTGTCCTGCCAAATTTGTCTGCCAATGTTCCCCCAGTAAATGAACCAACAGTGGCACCAGCAAGGAGTGTGCTGACAATCCACCCTACTCAAATTACCATAACATAATAATAAGTTGGCTAGTTGGTAATTCAAATATTCTAGGAACAAACAAAGGGGAGAGAATGAAAAAACAGAAGTTGAAATTTAATTTGCTTATTAACTAGAAGATCACAATACATGCCTTGCATGACAGTATTTTCAGCAATTCCCAGATCCTTAGATAGATACTCAAGAGCACCATTTACCACCCtgaataaagaaaaaagaaatagaaggAGAGAGAGAAATTAGAAGCATGTAGAAAAATCAAAAGCCAAGCAAACAAATAAGCCATGTGACAAAAAATATAGCAAGCAACTGCCAAGATATTAATCCAGAATTCTTTGCATAAATTTCCGCAAGAAATTTCTTTTTCTAGAATATAATAAATGGGGGGAGTCATATAGTTTGAATATTTccaaaatattggaaatattcaCCACCATCCCTTGTTGCATGTGCTTTATATTTTCAGAACTCTACATATATGAACCACAGAGAACCTCTCTCAAGCTTTGTTATTGGTA belongs to Gossypium arboreum isolate Shixiya-1 chromosome 7, ASM2569848v2, whole genome shotgun sequence and includes:
- the LOC108489845 gene encoding plastidic glucose transporter 4-like, with protein sequence MQASSHLVRGNFGIEISKRRVFPCFGEVRQRSLTLNRNFCIRSGSTCSGLRSGDVSMGAGLVRAKNGIETAVRSSVKSRSIKAQASGGDIEDLTPINPQAKSSGAVLPFVGVACLGAMLFGYHLGVVNGALEYLSKDLGIAENTVMQGWIVSTLLAGATVGSFTGGTLADKFGRTRTFQLDAIPLIIGAFLTATAQTVQTMIIGRFLAGIGIGISSAIVPLYISEISPTEIRGALGSINQLFICIGILAALVAGLPLAGNPLWWRTMFGIAIVPAILLAVGMAFSPESPRWLFQQGKIPEAEKAIRTLYGKERVAEIMYELRTAGQGSTEQEAGWFDLFSSRYWKVVSVGAALFLFQQLAGINAVVYYSTAVFRSAGIASDVAASALVGASNVIGSAIASSLMDRQGRKSLLMTSFSGMAASMLLLSLSFTWKVLAPYSGTLAVVGTVLYVLSFSLGAGPVPALLLPEIFASRIRAKAVALSLGTHWISNFVIGLYFLSVVNKFGISSVYLGFAGVCAVAVLYIAGNVVETKGRSLEEIELALNPTT